The following are encoded in a window of Fusarium oxysporum f. sp. lycopersici 4287 chromosome 5, whole genome shotgun sequence genomic DNA:
- a CDS encoding DNA mismatch repair protein MSH3 (At least one base has a quality score < 10) produces the protein MAPTPKSSEKKQQSLTSFFTPKTVNGLAAVFEKQSRAQAAKSQPQSQPQSSSKDNESPSRKRALDDAGKENEKPGKTLKRARVNDTPANEDTSTFFSRSKAGDQETIGTRTERYRYDGSSAPTTQDGDKNTGSIQNEDEDAEERRQHQELHKRFVKKLGHPDALVWRRNLQDAAPAGEDEDADADEEDAPAPAKTKKKGSKTGKLTPMEIQFLDIKRKHMDTILIMEELSIVCIPGKMRYDEHPSEAHLDRFASASIPVHRLPVHAKRLVAAGHKVGVVRQIETAALKKAGDNRNTPFVRKLTNLYTKGTYIDENGELDQSGGSGAPSGGYLLCLTESKAKGWGTDEKVDVGIIAVQLATGDIIYDNFEDGFMRSTSTNVFGDRSRVERVPKSKTIAAEAYSHVTQFYADKLKDNAQDETAAALLDKVLKLPESVTICLSAMINHLQEYGLEHIFDLTKYFHSFSTRSHMLINGTTLESLEVYRNSTDHSEKGSLFWALNKTLTRPGHRLLRKWVGRPLLDQQLLEARLNAVEELLEKQSTVPVSQLESLLANTKTDLERSLIRIYYGKCTRPELFSVLQALQRVASYYSTVKSPSDAPFSSSLLNDAVCALPQILDTVVSYLERINLVAAQKDDKYGFFRDEFQTEDMQDHQLGIAHVEHELDGHRAVAAEKIKKKTVDYVTVAGIEYLIEVPNTDIKNVPASWAKISGTKKLSRFHTPEVLRLITERDQHREALAAACDKAFTDLLASISADYQPLRDAVSALATLDCILSLSKVAAQPGYSRPSFLPSTADPTISITNGRHAIAEHTLDGGYIPFSTSLMHPSPLAHLITGPNMGGKSSFVRALALIVLLSQVGSYVPADALSLTLCDAIHTRTGARDNLFAGESTFMVEVSETARILRSAGPRSLVILDELGRGTSTHDGAAIAQAVLQHVVTETRCLTLFITHYQNLARVAEGLDGVKNVHMKFKAEKGEDGEEQVTFLYEVGEGVAHRSYGLNVARLARIPKKVIDVAALKSGQMEQEMKIRRFRGVCRALSDVIHNGPDQLDPLVSGIEQL, from the exons ATGGCTCCCACTCCGAAATCGAGCGAGAAGAAACAACAGTCACTGACTTCATTTTTCACACCAAAAACCGTCAATGGCTTGGCAGCAGTCTTTGAGAAGCAAAGCCGAGCACAAGCAGCCAAGTCGCAGCCGCAATCGCAGCCACAGTCATCCAGCAAAGATAACGAGTCGCCCTCGAGGAAACGAGCTTTAGATGATGCGGGAaaggagaatgagaagcCTGGAAAGACTCTGAAAAGAGCTAGAGTTAATGACACTCCCGCCAATGAAGACACAAGTACATTTTTCTCCAGATCGAAAGCTGGCGATCAAGAGACCATAGGGACACGAACAGAAAGATACCGATATGACGGCTCCAGTGCACCGACCACCCAAGATGGTGACAAGAACACGGGGTCGATCCagaatgaggatgaagatgcagaagagAGGCGACAACACCAGGAGCTACATAAAAGATTCGTCAAGAAACTCGGCCACCCAGATGCACTCGTATGGCGTCGCAATCTCCAAGATGCTGCACCGGcgggtgaagatgaagatgccgacgctgatgaagaggatgctCCAGCCCCTgcaaagacgaagaagaagggttcCAAGACAGGCAAACTCACCCCTATGGAGATCCAGTTCCTTGACATCAAAAGAAAACACATGGACACAATCCTCATCATGGAG GAGCTGAGTATAGTCTGCATTCCAGGCAAGATGCGTTATGATGAGC ACCCATCAGAGGCACATTTAGATCGCTTTGCCTCGGCGAGTATCCCGGTGCACCGTCTTCCGGTACATGCAAAGCGCCTGGTAGCTGCCGGACACAAAGTCGGTGTCGTTCGTCAAATCGAGACTGCAGCATTGAAGAAGGCTGGAGACAACCGCAACACCCCATTTGTCCGCAAGCTCACCAATCTCTACACAAAAGGTACATACATCGATGAGAATGGTGAGCTCGACCAGAGCGGTGGTTCGGGAGCCCCCTCGGGCGGTTATCTATTATGTTTAACGGAatccaaggccaagggatGGGGCACTGATGAGAAAGTTGATGTTGGCATCATTGCCGTACAGCTAGCAACCGGAGACATCATATACGACAACTTCGAGGACGGTTTCATGCGGA GCACCAGCACGAATGTTTTTGGTGACCGGAGTCGAGTCGAGCGCGTTCCCAAGAGTAAGACTATAGCGGCTGAGGCGTACTCCCACGTCACTCAATTCTACGCGGACAAGCTCAAAGATAATGCCCAAGACGAAACTGCTGCCGCCCTTCTCGACAAAGTCTTGAAACTTCCCGAGTCTGTCACCATCTGCCTCTCGGCTATGATTAACCATCTCCAAGAATACGGTCTCGAGCACATCTTTGACCTTACAAAGTACTTCCATAGCTTCAGCACACGCTCACATATGCTAATCAATGGTACGACCCTCGAAAGCCTTGAAGTGTACCGTAATTCTACAGATCACTCCGAAAAGGGCAGTCTGTTCTGGGCGCTCAACAAGACACTCACGCGCCCAGGACATCGCCTACTCCGAAAATGGGTAGGACGTCCCCTGCTCGATCAACAACTTCTCGAGGCCCGTCTCAACGCCGTtgaggagcttctcgagaagcaatCAACCGTTCCTGTATCCCAGCTTGAGTCACTTTTGGCCAACACCAAAACCGATCTTGAACGCAGTCTTATCCGCATCTATTACGGCAAATGCACACGTCCAGAACTCTTCTCAGTGCTTCAGGCCCTCCAAAGGGTTGCGAGTTACTACTCAACCGTCAAGAGTCCTTCTGACGCccccttctcttcctctcttctAAACGATGCTGTCTGTGCACTTCCACAAATTCTTGACACAGTTGTGTCCTATCTCGAGCGCATTAACCTTGTCGCAGCCCAGAAGGATGACAAATATGGCTTTTTCCGTGATGAATTTCAGACAGAGGATATGCAAGATCATCAACTTGGTATCGCTCATGTTGAGCACGAGCTAGATGGTCACCGTGCTGTCGCCGCtgaaaagatcaagaagaagactgtcGATTATGTCACTGTTGCTGGCATCGAATATCTTATTGAGGTGCCCAACACAGATATCAAAAACGTCCCTGCTTCTTGGGCCAAGATTTCTGGAACCAAGAAACTCTCACGCTTTCACACACCCGAGGTACTTCGCCTCATCACGGAACGCGACCAACACCGCGAGGCCTTAGCTGCCGCCTGTGACAAGGCCTTCACAGATCTGCTCGCCTCCATTTCTGCAGACTACCAGCCTCTTCGCGATGCCGTATCTGCTCTCGCGACCCTCGACTGCATTCTCTCACTTTCTAAAGTTGCCGCTCAGCCAGGCTACTCTCGACCCTCATTTCTCCCATCAACCGCCGACCCAACTATCTCTATTACTAACGGTCGTCACGCTATTGCTGAGCATACTCTTGACGGCGGCTACATACCCTTCTCTACCAGCCTCATGCATCCTTCACCTCTCGCTCATCTCATAACTGGCCCCAACATGGGCGGTAAGTCTTCTTTCGTCCGCGCCCTTGCCCTTATAGTTCTCCTTTCTCAAGTGGGCTCCTATGTCCCAGCCGATGCCTTGTCTCTCACCCTCTGTGATGCTATTCATACACGTACCGGGGCTCGCGACAATCTCTTCGCCGGTGAATCTACATTCATGGTTGAGGTCTCTGAAACAGCCCGTATCCTTCGATCGGCCGGCCCCCGAAGTCTGGTCATTCTCGACGAGCTAGGCCGCGGAACCAGTACTCACGATGGCGCCGCCATCGCTCAGGCTGTGCTGCAGCATGTCGTCACTGAAACCCGCTGTCTAACACTCTTCATCACGCACTATCAAAATCTAGCGCGGGTAGCTGAAGGTCTAGATGGTGTCAAGAACGTTCACATGAAATTCAAGGcagagaagggagaggatgGCGAGGAACAGGTCACGTTCTTGTACGAAGTTGGCGAAGGTGTTGCTCATCGATCTTATGGCTTGAACGTTGCGAGGCTCGCTCGTATTCCCAAGAAGGTCAttgatgttgctgctctGAAGTCGGGGCAAATGGAGCAAGAAATGAAGATTCGTCGCTTCAGGGGTGTTTGCCGTGCCTTGTCAGACGTAATACATAACGGGCCGGATCAACTTGACCCGCTGGTATCGGGCATTGAACAATTGTAA
- a CDS encoding geranylgeranyl transferase type-2 subunit beta, producing MSQDSTDQKGPELAVDAHVKYIQSLDTRKDELDYWLTEHLRLNGLYWGLNALFLLGRPEALPRQDVIDFILSCQHENGGFGAAPGHDAHMLSTVSAVQILAMTDALDQLETKGKGKNHVGKFIAGLQNQESGTFAGDEWGEEDTRFLYGAFNALSLLGLMSLVNVDKAVAHIIACANFDGGYGTGPGAESHSGQIFTCVAALAIVGRLDLVDKEKLGRWLSERQVPCGGLNGRPEKDEDVCYSWWVLSSLAMIERTHWIDRDALIAFILKCQDTEIGGISDRPGNMVDVWHTQFGLCGLSLLGYPGLEAVDPVYCMPKSITKRLLG from the exons ATGTCCCAAGACTCGACAGACCAAAAAGGCCCAGAACTCGCTGTCGATGCTCATGTGAAGTATATCCAGAGCCTGGATACAAGAAAGGATGAGCTCGACTACTGGCTTACCGAGCATCTGCGACTTAATGGCTTGTATTGGGGATTAAACGCACTCTTCCTCCTGGGTCGGCCAGAGGCTCTCCCTCGACAGGATGTCATCGATTTCATTCTCTCCTGCCAGCATGAAAATGGTGGGTTCGGTGCAGCACCTGGCCATGATGCTCACATGCTGTCCACAGTAAGTGCTGTGCAGATTCTCGCCATGACGGATGCTCTCGATCAGCTGGAAaccaaaggcaaaggcaagaaCCATGTTGGCAAGT TCATCGCAGGACTGCAGAATCAAGAGTCTGGTACATTTGCCGGGGATGAATGGGGCGAGGAGGATACCCGATTCTTATACGGTGCATTCAATGCCTTGTCCCTACTCGGTCTTATGTCACTTGTCAATGTCGACAAGGCCGTCGCACACATTATCGCTTGTGCCAACTTTGATGGTGGCTATGGAACAGGGCCTGGTGCGGAGTCGCATTCGGGTCAGATCTTTACTTGCGTTGCCGCTCTCGCAATAGTTGGTCGGCTTGATCTCGTGGACAAAGAGAAGCTTGGCCGATGGTTGAGCGAGAGACAAGTTCCCTGTGGTGGCCTTAACGGTCGACCTGAAAAAGACGAGGACGTGTGCTACAGCTGGTGGGTATTGAGTAGTCTCGCCATGATCGAGCGTACACATTGGATCGACCGCGATGCGCTTATCGCTTTCATTCTCAAGTGTCAAGATACCGAAATTGGTGGTATCTCTGATCGACCTGGTAATATGGTCGATGTTTGGCATACCCAGTTCGGTTTGTGTGGTCTTAGTCTTTTGGGCTATCCAGGTCTCGAGGCAGTCGATCCAGTATATTGCATGCCCAAATCGATAACAAAGAGACTTCTCGGCTGA
- a CDS encoding minichromosome maintenance protein 7 (cell division control protein 47), whose amino-acid sequence MALREFKAPVSYEKQQHAFQEFLTGFKTSPEQTITTALGNITIGEDDLDDEYDLMEEDGQDANRQQAKERRAPQYKYKNMLQQLSDRTIDEATIDLDDLATWENQAFDGEESMRLVDSIEMNTKHYVEIFSRAVDEVMPPMSADVSFKDDVLDVLMARRQIRNRELDEAAERDPTAADDKFPAELTRRYTLVFKPRTSTSSQSSKALAVRQVRGEHLGHLITIRAIATRVSDVKPIVQVSAYTCDRCGCEIFQPVTDKQYGPLTMCPSEDCRQNQAKGQLNPSSRASKFLPFQEVKVQEMAEQVPIGQIPRSLTVLCHGTLVRQINPGDVVDISGIFLPTPYTGFKAMKAGLLTDTYLEAHHVLQHKKAYSEMIVDPTLVRRIEKYRQTGQVYELLAKSIAPEIFGHLDVKKALLLLLIGGVTKEMGDGMKIRGDINICLMGDPGVAKSQLLKYISKVAPRGVYTSGRGSSGVGLTAAVMRDPVTDEMVLEGGALVLADNGICCIDEFDKMDETDRTAIHEVMEQQTISISKAGISTTLNARTSILAAANPVYGRYNPRISPVENINLPAALLSRFDILFLLLDTPTRETDEQLAKHVAFVHMNSRHPDIGTGNVVFNPHEVRSYIAQARTYRPVVPETVSEYMIKTYVRMRDQQQRAEKKGKQFTHTTPRTLLGVVRLAQALARLRFSNEVTQDDVDEALRLVEASKESLNNDLGTGRARMDPSSRIYNFVKQLADAGQCRPEDAAGEEELGIELSMTQLKARVIAQGFTADQWSNAVQEYTSVDIWQTTRNGARLVFVNSDPDNDQEDDMDF is encoded by the exons ATGGCGCTGCGCGAGTTCAAGGCCCCTGTCAGCTATGAGAAGCAGCAAC ACGCCTTCCAGGAGTTCTTGACAGGATTCAAGACATCGCCAGAGCAAACCATCACAACCGCACTAGGCAATATCACCATCGGAGAAGATGACCTCGACGACGAGTACGATTTAATGGAGGAGGATGGGCAAGATGCGAACCGGCAACAAGCGAAGGAGCGCCGTGCTCCTCAGTACAAGTACAAGAATATGCTGCAGCAACTCTCCGATCGAACGATTGACGAGGCGACGATTGATCTTGACGATTTAGCAACC TGGGAGAACCAAGCGTTCGATGGTGAGGAAAGTATGAGACTTGTTGATTCCATCGAGATGAACACAAAACACTACGTCGAAATATTTTCCCGAGCTGTGGATGAGGTCATGCCTCCAATGAGCGCAGATGTGAG CTTCAAGGACGATGTTCTCGACGTGTTGATGGCTCGACGACAAATCCGAAACCGAGAACTGGACGAAGCCGCTGAGCGAGACCCTACTGCTGCAGATGACAAGTTCCCTGCCGAGCTCACTCGCAGGTACACCCTCGTGTTCAAGCCCAGGACTAGCACCTCAAGCCAATCCTCAAAAGCTTTGGCAGTTCGACAAGTGCGCGGCGAGCACTTGGGTCATCTTATTACCATTCGCGCGATCGCCACTCGAGTTTCTGATGTCAAACCCATCGTTCAAGTCAGCGCCTACACTTGCGACAGATGTGGCTGTGAAATCTTCCAGCCTGTTACTGACAAGCAATATGGCCCCTTAACTATGTGCCCCTCCGAGGACTGCAGGCAGAACCAGGCCAAGGGTCAACTCAACCCTTCTTCAAGAGCCTCAAAGTTCTTGCCTTTCCAGGAGGTCAAGGTCCAGGAGATGGCCGAGCAGGTCCCAATTGGTCAGATTCCTCGAAGTCTTACCGTCCTCTGCCATGGCACTCTTGTCCGCCAGATTAACCCTGGTGATGTTGTCGATATCTCAGGCATCTTCCTTCCCACCCCTTATACAGGTTTCAAGGCGATGAAGGCTGGCCTGCTCACTGATACTTATCTCGAGGCACATCACGTTCTCCAACACAAAAAGGCGTACAGTGAGATGATTGTTGACCCCACACTGGTCCGCCGGATTGAAAAATACCGCCAGACTGGCCAAGTCTACGAACTGTTGGCAAAGTCGATTGCTCCCGAAATCTTCGGACATCttgatgtcaagaaggctcttcttcttctacttATTGGTGGTGTGACGAAGGAAATGGGAGATGGAATGAAGATTCGTGGCGATATCAACATCTGCTTGATGGGTGATCCTGGTGTGGCCAAGTCTCAGCTCCTTAAGTACATTTCAAAAGTCGCCCCTCGTGGCGTCTACACTTCAGGTCGTGGAAGCAGTGGTGTCGGTCTCACGGCTGCTGTTATGCGTGATCCTGTCACGGATGAAATGGTTCTCGAAGGTGGTGCTCTCGTCCTGGCCGACAACGGAATCTGCTGTATTGATGAGTTCGACAAGATGGACGAGACTGACCGTACTGCCATTCACGAAGTAATGGAACAGCAAACAATTTCCATTTCAAAGGCCGGAATCTCAACAACCCTCAACGCCCGCACCTCTATTCTTGCCGCCGCTAACCCTGTATATGGACGATACAATCCTCGCATCTCCCCTGTCGAAAACATCAACCTCCCCGCTGCGCTCTTGTCCCGTTTCGATATCCTATTCCTGCTTCTTGATACCCCTACGCGCGAAACAGACGAACAGCTTGCCAAGCACGTTGCGTTTGTGCACATGAATAGCCGACATCCCGATATCGGCACTGGTAATGTTGTCTTCAATCCTCATGAAGTGCGATCCTACATCGCTCAAGCAAGAACATACCGACCTGTTGTTCCTGAAACTGTCTCTGAGTACATGATCAAGACATACGTACGCATGCGAGACCAGCAGCAGCGcgctgagaagaagggcaagcagTTTACCCACACAACCCCTCGTACCCTCTTGGGTGTTGTCCGTCTGGCCCAGGCCTTGGCCCGACTTCGATTCAGCAATGAGGTCACTCAAgacgatgttgatgaggctctcAGACTAGTCGAGGCTAGCAAAGAAAGTCTGAACAATGATCTTGGCACTGGTCGAGCGCGCATGGATCCCAGCAGCAGGATTTACAATTTCGTCAAGCAGCTTGCTGATGCCGGCCAATGCCGTCCCGAAGATGCCGCTGGCGAGGAAGAGCTCGGTATTGAGCTGAGTATGACGCAATTAAAGGCGCGAGTCATCGCCCAGGGCTTTACCGCCGACCAGTGGTCCAACGCTGTGCAAGAGTATACCTCCGTGGAT ATCTGGCAAACCACCAGGAACGGCGCAAGACTGGTATTTGTCAACAGCGACCCTGATAACGACCAAGAGGATGACATGGACTTCTGA
- a CDS encoding 3'(2'),5'-bisphosphate nucleotidase codes for MSSYTLERQIAELAVLRASILTKRVQSTVSGISKADDSPVTAADFAAQAVLISALRKAFPGDHFVGEEDSSALREDPALKQRVWELASGAHLENADDDALLASPKDVDELLEVIDLGGRGQGGRKGRFWVMDPIDGTATFLKGEQYAVSLALVEDGKEVVGVLGCANLKPVDDTVAESTIDKDGLGLMLAAVRGQGTTIRKMDFSGLQPAQPLDSVAKASSPAEAQIINYSSGSTSRHDLIRKLASSFGAKFPNIELYSSHIRYAALLVGGGDFQLRIPSSDDVVMHIWDHAGAQLILTEAGGKVTDLDGKDMDFGAGRDLSRNNGLLAARQGIHAAVLESLKKILTEDAST; via the coding sequence ATGTCATCCTACACCCTTGAGCGTCAAATCGCAGAGCTCGCCGTGCTACGGGCATCAATCCTCACAAAAAGAGTCCAATCGACCGTCAGTGGCATTTCAAAAGCAGACGACTCTCCCGTCACCGCTGCTGACTTCGCCGCTCAAGCTGTTCTCATCAGCGCCCTCCGCAAGGCATTTCCCGGTGACCACTTCGTCGGCGAGGAAGACTCCAGCGCTCTTAGAGAAGATCCGGCCTTGAAGCAGCGTGTTTGGGAACTTGCCTCTGGCGCTCACCTCGAGAACGCAGACGATGATGCCCTCCTTGCGAGCCccaaagatgttgatgagcttcttgaggtGATTGATCTTGGAGGACGCGGTCAGGGTGGGAGAAAGGGGCGATTCTGGGTAATGGATCCTATTGATGGAACAGCTACGTTCCTCAAGGGGGAACAATACGCTGTTTCCCTAGCCTTGGTAGAGGATGGAAAGGAGGTCGTTGGTGTTTTGGGCTGTGCAAACCTCAAGCCTGTGGACGATACAGTTGCAGAGTCAACCATCGACAAGGATGGTTTGGGTCTTATGCTCGCCGCAGTTCGCGGACAAGGCACCACGATTCGCAAGATGGACTTCAGCGGTCTCCAGCCAGCTCAGCCTCTTGACAGTGTCGCCAAAGCCTCAAGTCCCGCTGAAGCTCAGATCATCAACTACTCGAGTGGCTCGACATCTCGTCACGACCTCATCCGCAAACTCGCAAGCTCTTTCGGTGCTAAATTCCCCAACATCGAGCTGTACTCATCACACATCCGTTATGCGGCACTCCTCGTTGGCGGCGGTGATTTCCAGCTGCGTATCCCTTCATCTGACGATGTGGTAATGCACATCTGGGATCATGCTGGGGCCCAGCTTATCTTGACCGAGGCCGGTGGCAAAGTAACCGATCTTGACGGCAAGGATATGGACTTTGGAGCTGGAAGGGATCTGAGCCGGAACAATGGCTTGCTTGCAGCGAGGCAGGGTATCCACGCTGCCGTTCTTgagagtttgaagaagatTCTTACTGAAGACGCCTCCACTTAA